The following are encoded together in the Vanrija pseudolonga chromosome 7, complete sequence genome:
- the FUB11_1 gene encoding Efflux pump FUB11 produces the protein MSASNPDTESKVVPAVDTVAPNAAVDASPIVVSLTPDDPEHPANFSPSKKALNTAIAAYVLFLTAIMATSVGVMTPSGMAWFGVSRTAYALSLTVYMVPMAVFSLVFAPLSEVWGRAGVYRVAMVVNTLAFIPQIWTHSYPALLVTRFIQGTALAAGNALVGGTIADMYAPRERGLAMNMMALANYAGNSLGGAAFGFVAMKLGVQWCYGIQALACVVSVVLNYAFMVETRAEAIAARKAARLTASTGRLHVGAHQLEAKSLAHLARTAVLRPLTFLCTEPIVTAMSLWIGFAWSCIYLGSSATLAVFGQYGWNAGLTGLSLLSTLVGGLLGFASNFHQERIYRRAVASGAATPEVRLYWSASGGLLFPACMYAYAWTGRPSVPWIVPAIFLSGAMWGVYIMYCGVVNYFADAYETYSSSAQAAHSFVRGFMAGTLPLAAGVMYNHLGYPQASTLVASISTALAAAPLALIFVGPKLRARSKTAVAIAGSWGQEWSDVVVVSRQ, from the exons ATGTCCGCCTCAAACCCAGATACAGAGTCCAAAGTCGTCCCCGCGGTCGACACGGTGGCACCTAATGCCGCGGTCGACGCATCGCCCATCGTCGTCTCCCTCACCCCCGATGACCCAGAA CACCCGGCCAACTTCTCCCCGTCCAAGAAAGCCCTCAATACCGCCATCGCAGCGTACGTCCTCTTCCTAACGGCGATCATGGCGACGTCAGTCGGCGTCATGACGCCGTCCGGCATGGCGTGGTTCGGCGTCTCGCGCACCGCCTACGCGCTCAGTCTGACGGTGTACATGGTGCCCATGGCGGTATTCTCGCTCGTCTTTGCGCCGCTCAGCGAGGTGTGGGGCCGCGCGGGGGTATACCGCGTCGCGATGGTTGT CAACACCCTCGCGTTCATCCCGCAGATCTGGACACACTCGTACCCCGCCCTCCTGGTGACCCGCTTCATCCAAGGcactgccctcgccgccggcaacgcGCTTGTCGGGGGCACAATCGCAGACATgtacgcgccgcgcgagcgcgggctAGCGATGAACATGATGGCGCTGGCCAACTACGCTGGcaactcgctcggcggcgccgcgttCGGCTTCGTGGCGATGAAGCTCGGCGTGCAGTGGTGCTATGGGATCCAGGCGCTCGCGTGCGTCGTGTCCGTCGTGCTCAACTATGCGTTCATGGTCGagacgcgcgccgaggcgatcgcggcgcgcaaggccgcgcggctgacggcctcgacgggaCGGCTGCACGTCGGCGCACACCAGCTCGAGGCGAAGagcctcgcgcacctcgcccgcaCGGCAGTCCTCCGCCCCCTCACCTTCCTCTGCACTGAGCCGATCGTGACGGCCATGTCGTTGTGGATCGGGTTCGCCTGGAGCTGCATCTACCTCgggagcagcgcgacgctcgccgtGTTCGGGCAGTACGGGTGGAACGCGGGCCTCACGGgcctgtcgctgctgtccacgctcgtcggcgggctgCTGGGCTTTGCGTCAAATTTCCACCAGGAGCGCATCTACCGCCGCGCGGTCGCGAGCGGGGCCGCGACCCCAGAGGTACGCCTGTACTGGTCTGCGTCGGGCGGGCTGCTGTTCCCGGCGTGCATGTACGCTTATGCGTGGACTGgcaggccgagcgtgccgtGGATCGTGCCCGCCATATTCCTCTCCGGCGCCATGTGGGGCGTGTACATCATGTACTGCGGGGTTGT aAACTACTTTGCCGACGCGTACGAGAcctactcgtcgtcggcgcaggcggcgcacaGCTTCGTGCGCGGCTTCATGGCCGGCAcgctcccgctcgccgcggggGTGATGTACAACCACCTCGGGTACCCGCAAGCCTCGACACTGGTCGCGAGCATCTCGACCGCGCTggcggctgcgccgctgGCACTCATCTTCGTCGGGCCaaagctgcgcgcgcggagcaAGACGGCTGTCGCGATTGCTGGGAGCTGGGGGCAGGAGTGGAGcgacgtggtcgtggtcAGCCGTCAGTAG